From a region of the Daphnia pulicaria isolate SC F1-1A chromosome 1, SC_F0-13Bv2, whole genome shotgun sequence genome:
- the LOC124320359 gene encoding calcium-activated chloride channel regulator 3A-1-like, giving the protein MRNIMSIRTTVMLCWVAVFCLIGTIHSVSLNGNGYEFTVAISEDALQLDAEQRVPFLDALKKTMTNTSKMLFDATDSKVFFKKVNILLPRAWTLTGAPTSTYNYLNADMRIETTMTANDPETVVQAARSYNSKMCGQPGEYIIAPPQFFLNSNGATVKKYGDPAKVMLHEFAHYRYGVHNENGIPGMFIENGDKFPYTFKNPRGEWQLTGSNNSKIEGSYAFPEDHTHYCEYPNTPDMTGNLTDLNCRFIPDMTATTGPTTSLMFMPFLPTVTKFSDETNHDRAAPNMQNYWCRNRSTKTIISKHPDLIDLKPLDASTNTVPEFSYLLPAYQTVYIVMDTSSHTLTDDTVFNYTKLEIADKLIPRLAATSPRSFVGIATMGGTNVSSSNGRLGGYLTEIQAPIQVDNNEKELASKVKNMTRSSGSGLLIEKAMLDVGDVLTSFTHLSGSIALVFKLNEITNMDEMKVESEAVHLLNSRNARLVTFECNVDSSKNVMERSTLLTGGTHFTANLNNYQSVISSVLNKTVELVRDPKFLNRRVQLLRDPFTSISATPFRKFYTVDFVPSSIEMHFFVPVGRPSDYQIFVNGTDGKTTYTLTSPEHVQKYSSWDRKYKIHTFTIPSTSSSTTATFMVNTTGEPLSGFYEAVEILGENVPVYVGGGGQPKNRVIDVEVYTSGKNGVLNMADIYEDPSFLVFASIRKGYSFARALYSAVASVHGPNAIQQSVSLRDDGLYPDLLEKDGIYTGFYKPTVDGIFHVSVLLDGYRRSDPLAQFNNNPSSRSIPIDQNEDSTYLEGGSTTSFQRWIPYAASLQVGSAIFYEERPARIMDFRIDNHDSENQKVTFSWTSPQDSYGKNTSVASYRLVYSLYPDQIINDDGQIPETAVEVDPSTIVEGSLDPLQPFVRHSVTINLVRDGPAPPSMYFTIYSKSTSGFESFAAPMVYLTGSEPPVTTTVSKTTVTTPTTTAVTTPTTSTTTSKPTTASTTARTSTTTTKPLSTTTAQPNGAQITRVSSALFYSLFSVALILISAL; this is encoded by the exons ATGCGAAACATCATGTCGATTAGGACAACTGTAATGTTGTGCTGGGTTGCGGTATTCTGCCTGATCGGAACTATACATTCCGTCAGCTTGAACGGTAATGGCTATGAATTTACGGTTGCCATCTCCGAGGACGCTCTACAACTCGACGCCGAACAACGAGTTCCCTTCCTCGATGCTCTCAAA AAAACAATGACGAATACGTCAAAAATGCTCTTTGATGCGACTGATTCAaaagtcttttttaaaaaagttaacattttACTGCCGCGTGCTTGGACTCTTACTGGCGCACCAACATCGAC GTATAATTACTTGAACGCTGATATGCGAATTGAAACCACCATGACTGCCAATGACCCCGAGACAGTGGTCCAAGCAGCGCGCTCCTACAATTCCAAAATGTGTGGCCAACCGGGTGAATATATAATTGCGCCACCCCAGTTTTTCCTCAATAGCAACGGCGCAACTGTGAAAAAGTATGGTGATCCAG ctAAGGTGATGCTCCACGAATTCGCCCATTACCGATACGGTGTTCATAACGAAAATGGAATTCCAGGAATGTTTATCGAGAACGGTGATAAATTTCCCTACACATTTAAAAATCCTCGTGGCGAATGGCAACTTACTGGATCCAACAATAGCAAAATTGAGGGATCGTACGCATTTCC GGAAGACCACACGCATTACTGCGAGTATCCCAATACTCCCGACATGACAGGCAATCTGACCGATCTCAATTGCAGATTCATTCCCGATATGACAGCTACAACCGGACCGACGACGTCTTTGATGTTCATGCCATTTTTACCTACA GTGACTAAATTTTCCGATGAAACTAATCATGACCGAGCAGctcccaacatgcaaaactaCTGGTGCCGCAATCGTAGTACCAAAACAATAATTTCGAAACATCCAGATTtaattgaccttaaaccttTGGATGCCTCCACCAACACGGTACCGGAGTTCAGTTATCTGCTCCCAGCATATCAGACTGTTTATATCGTCATGGATACCTCAAGTCACACCTTAACCGATGAT ACGGTTTTCAATTATACCAAATTGGAAATCGCAGATAAATTAATTCCGCGATTGGCTGCAACCAGCCCCAGGTCTTTCGTAGGCATCGCAACCATGGGTGGAACTAATGTTAGTAGTTCAAATGGTCGTCTAGGAGGATATCTGACCGAAATACAAGCTCCCattcaa GTCGATaacaatgaaaaagaattagcCTCTAAGGTGAAGAATATGACTCGATCATCAGGGTCAGGTTTGTTAATAGAGAAGGCTATGCTGGACGTTGGAGACGTTTTGACCAGCTTCACACATTTGTCCGGGTCAATCGCGCTCGTGttcaaattgaatgaaatcaCGAACATGGATGAAATGAAGGTTGAATCAGAGGCTGTCCATTTACTCAATTCTCGGAACGCTCGTTTGGTTACGTTCGAATGCAACGTCGACAGCAGTAAAAACGTAATGGAGAGAAGCACATTACTGACTGGAGGGACTCATTTTACCGCCAACTTAAATAATTACCAGTCTGTCATTTCGAGCGTGCTCAATAAGACCGTCGAGCTGGTACGAGATCCAAAATTTCTCAACAGAAGAGTTCAA CTGCTTCGAGATCCGTTTACGAGTATTTCTGCAACGCctttcagaaaattttacaCCGTAGACTTTGTTCCAAGCTCAATAGAGATGCACTTTTTCGTACCCGTTGGAAGACCCAGTGACTATCAAATCTTTGTAAACGGAACGGATGGAAAAACAACATATACTTTGACatctccagagcacgtccaaaAATACTCAAGTTGGGacagaaaatacaaaattcacACCTTTACCATACCATCG ACATCAAGCTCGACAACTGCTACGTTCATGGTCAATACGACTGGAGAACCGTTGTCAGGCTTTTACGAGGCTGTTGAAATTCTGGGTGAAAACGTTCCGGTTTACGTTGGCGGCGGAGGCCAACCCAAAAATCGAGTAATCGATGTCGAAGTCTATACATCTGGCAAAAACg GTGTCCTCAACATGGCTGACATTTACGAAGACCCTTCGTTTTTGGTCTTCGCTTCAATTCGAAAGGGCTATTCATTTGCTCGAGCACTTTATTCTGCTGTTGCTTCCGTTCATGGACCAAACGCAATCCAGCAATCCGTGTCTTTGAGAGACGACGGCCTTT ACCCTGACTTACTGGAAAAAGACGGCATCTACACGGGTTTCTACAAACCGACAGTGGATGGCATATTTCACGTTTCTGTTCTCTTAGACGGTTACCGAAGATCCGATCCACTTGCCCAATTCAACAATAATCCTTCCAGTCGTTCAATACCCATCGATCAGA ACGAAGATTCGACCTATCTCGAAGGGGGTTCTACCACCAGTTTTCAACGTTGGATTCCCTATGCTGCCAGCCTTCAAGTGGGGTCTGCGATTTTTTACGAA GAACGACCGGCTCGCATCATGGATTTCCGAATCGACAATCACGATtcggaaaaccaaaaagtaaCTTTTTCTTGGACTTCTCCTCAAGATAGTTACGGCAAAAACA cGTCGGTTGCTTCCTATCGACTGGTGTACAGCTTATACCCAGATCAGATTATCAATGATGACGGACAAATTCCGGAAACAGCTGTAGAAGTAGATCCAAGCACCATCGTAGAGGGATCTTTAGATCCTTTACAACCTTTTGTTCGTCATTCTGTGACCATCAACCTGGTACGAGATGGACCCGCGCCCCCTTCGATGTATTTTACCATTTATTCCAAGAGTACATCG GGTTTCGAGTCGTTTGCTGCACCTATGGTTTACCTTACCGGGTCAGAGCCCCCTGTTACTACGACTGTCTCAAAAACAACAGTCACTactccaacaacaacggcTGTTACAACTCCAACtacttcaacaacaacatccaaaCCTACAACTGCCAGCACTACTGCGAGAacatcaacgacgacgacgaaaccGTTATCGACAACAACGGCGCAACCAAATGGTGCTCAAATCACCCGAGTTTCATCAGCCTTATTCTATTCCTTATTCTCAGTTgcattgattttaatttccgCTTTGTGA
- the LOC124320948 gene encoding protein XRP2-like, whose protein sequence is MSIKIVKKVAEICFVLNFSIFLRNCSHCVIVAACGQFRTRDCTDVTCYLLCATQPSIEMSTLMKFQCISLDYLGLHGHLANAGLNSIIVNRWSDVFDFTPTSLETNWKCLAIEDRFEDNLNEEELIYCTDHQIVFDRTLSVLPFDHPMVPVNCNSYAASSTPIVWDNSENFCNLLASSLILKKR, encoded by the exons ATGTCAATCAAGATAGTTAAAAAGGTTGCTGagatatgttttgttttgaattttagtATTTTCTTGCGAAACTGCAGTCATTGCGTTATAGTGGCGGCTTGCGGACAGTTCAGAACTAGAGACTGTACTGACGTTACCTGCTATCTGCTTTGCGCAACTCAACCGAGCATCGAAATGTCTACCTTGATGAAGTTTCAGTGTATTTCACTCGATTATCTGGGATTACATG GTCACCTTGCCAACGCTGGACTAAACTCGATTATTGTTAATCGATGGTCAGATGTATTTGATTTTACGCCTACTTCGTTGGAAACTAACTGGAAATGTTTGGCGATTGAAGATCGTTTTGAGGATAATCTAAATGAAGAAGAACTAATATACTGTACCGA TCACCAAATTGTCTTTGATCGGACACTTTCAGTCTTACCATTCGATCACCCGATGGTACCCGTTAACTGTAATTCATATGCAGCTTCCTCTACTCCCATCGTCTGGGATAATTCAGAAAATTTTTGCAATTTGTTAGCCTCTAGCCTAATCCTAAAAAAACGATAA